TGTACCACCATCAAATTGTATCGTGCATCTTCGTTCGAAGGGTCCACCTTTAAAGCGTTCCGGAGTGATGTTTTCGAAGCGACCAATGTTGAGTCAAAGACCTTACTCATCTGAATGCTCAGTTTCCAAAGTGAATCGCGCATCACGATACCTTCTACCTTCTGTGCAATATCATTCCCTTCGATAACGATACCCGTGAAATCCTTGGCGGCTTTCTTTGAAATACTATCCGCTGCGAATGCATACCGGGCCTGGGTGGTTCCCAAATTGTAGAATGTCGGTCCCTTAACGCTGTCTGGTTGCAATTGCAACGCATCGTTATATGCAGCAGCACTTTCCAGCCATTTAGCAAGTCTATGGTTCGCGTTGCCCAGGCCGAATAGTGCGCTCGGGTCCTTCGGTGCTGCTGAGTAAGCGGTGATCGCATCCTCGTAGCGTTCAGCGTGGATATCCGCATTGCCCGCTTGAAGTGCTTTATGCACAGCACGCTCCGATGAGGTGCCGCAGGCAACCATTGAAAAGAGAGCTATGGCTATGAACGGTTTCATCTTCCAAATGAAAGGTTCCGAACACTCCAACTTCGTGTCCCGAATGAAAACGATAATGCGATCAGCAACATACCGAGCGCGAGTGGATATTGATACTGGTCCTCATGCGCTGTGTATTGATAGGTACCGACCTCCGTTTTTTGCAAAGCCTTGAGGTCGCTGATGATCTGATCCATTCCGGTGGATGAGGAGGTAGCACGGGAGTATGATCCTCCTCCTGCTCCTGCGATCGCACGAAGCATTTCTTCGTTCAGTTTTGTAATGACCGTAGTTCCGTTGCTATCTTTTTTGAAGCCAAGCATCTGGCCATTTCTGCGGATCGGGATCGGTCCGCCTTGTACGGATCCCATACCCACCGTGTAAACGAGGATCTTGTCGGCAGCCGCTTTCCGCGCAGCGCCTTCCGCATCATCCTCAAAGTTCTCACCGTCGGTGATCACCACGATCGCCTTGCTGGAACCGTTCTTCATATCGAAACATTCTGCTGCTAATTCGATCGCGTCGCCGATGGCAGTCCCTTGTGTTGCGATATTTCCAGGGCCTACACCAGCAAGGAACATTTTAGCTGCGGATCGATCCGCGGTTATAGGGAGTTGAACGAATGAATTGCCTGCAAAAACAACGATCCCCAATCGGTCTCCCTGCATTTTTTCGATCAACTGACCCATTGCGCGACGTGCTACCTCCATGCGGTTGGGGATAAGGTCCTCACAAAGCATACTATTGCTCACATCAATTGCCACCACCACATCAATTCCTTCGGACCTTACCGTATTCGGTCTGGATCCGAATTGAGGGGCGGCCAGAGCAAGAACAACAAAGCCTAGTCCATGTCGAACCAAAAGAAAGCGCAATAGTGATCGCCTGCTTGAAATGCCCGGAACCATCCGGACCAAGGTGGATTCCGAAGCAAAACGGCTCATGGCCCGGTTTCGCCAAGCCATGTCCAATAGGAACAGAAGAACCATCACTGGACCGATCACCATCGCCCAAAGTGCGCGTGGTTCATTGAACCGGAAGGCAGGGACCTCTCGATCCAAGTACCACCAAAGGCTCAGCATAATTGCCCAGGCGACCAATTCCAGAATGATGGCGATCAATGCCATTACCCCGATCTTATATGTGCCTGGCCTCATCATGCCATACTGCGTAAAAAGGTGCGGTCAAGTAAGAATGCGAGCAACAGAAAAGCCGCTCCGATGGCAGCGAAAGGGAAGAACTCCTCGTTCCGCTGGCTGTATTCGGTCACTTTGATCCGTGTCGTTTCCAAACGGTCGATCTCACCATATATCTCACGGAGCTTTTGTTCATCGGTCGCGCGGAAATACTTACCTCCGGTCATCTCCGCGATCTGCTTCATGGTCGGTTCGTCGATCTTCACGTCCACATAATCAAAGCGGTACTTGCCTGGGGCATAGATATCAACCGGGTACAGCGCTTTACCGATCGTGCCAACGCCAATAGTGTAAACACGTACACCCATGGTCTCTGCTATTTGTGCTGCATCCAAGGGTTGAAGGGATCCGGTATTGTTCACACCATCGGAAAGCAGGATCACCACTTTGCTTTGGGCCTCACTTTCCCGTAAACGGTTTACTGCTGTGGCAAGCCCCATTCCGATCGCAGTACGTCCCTCGACCAGCCCGATCTGCAGGTCTGCGAAGAGTTGTTTCAATACGCGATGATCCGTTGTAAGCGGACATTGTGTATAGGCCTCGCTCCCATACACTACAAGTCCGATCCGATCGTTCGGGCGTCCATCGATGAAGTCCGCGGCTACGGCTTTCGATGCTTCCAAACGATCAGGGCGAAGATCTTTTGCAAGCATGCTCTCGGACACATCCAGTGCAATTACGATGTCTATTCCTTCGCGCTGCACATCTTCCCAATCCTCTTTGCTTTGCGGGCGAGCCATTGCCAATACCAAGAAACCCAGACCTGCCAGACCAAGTGCGCTGGGCAACGGTTGCAGGAGTGCGAACAGGTCCATTGGACCGTTGATCAATGCACCAAGTGTGGGCAATTGTACCTGCGGTGTTCTGCGTTTGGAACGCCATAGGTTTAGCGCTCCAAGCAGAATAACTACCGATAGACCCATCAATAACTTGGGTTGAAGTACATCGAACCGTCGGAACATATACCAACCTGCAACAGCCACGGCCGTGGCAGCAATGATCAACCAGAATGGTCCCGCTATGTTATCGCGATCACTTCGCATGCGATGATCTGTTTGGCATTTCCGGCAGTGGTGCGGTCTGCTGTATGAATCTGATGGCTTCCGTCATCATTTGTTCATTTTCAGCAGGGGCGGGTAGTGCTTTGGCGAATTTCACCATGTCCGCAAGACGCAGCACATTGGCCAATTGGTTCTGTTGATCGCGATCAAGTGGACTCACCTTCAACTCGTGGATCAACTCATCCGTAGTGCGCTCCAATGCAGGAATATTGTACCGTTCCTCAATGTATCCGCGCAATAGATCGGTAAGGCTGGATTGGTATTCCTTGTGTGAACCAGCTTGCCATAGTCGTTTGCCTTCAAGTACCCGCAGTTCCTGAAGATAACGCTCGTGAATGGCGACTTCGATCGCCACTGGAGCAGCAGCCTCGGCCGGTTTTCTATTCTTCAGATAGCGGAGTACGATCAGCGCTAATAAGAGGATCGCACCTATGAACGCGAACCAATACCAGTTCTCCAAGAACCAATAGCCAAAATGGAATGGGACATCGATCACATCGTGGATATCATGCAACGAAGCGGGAGTACCTACAGGAATTCCTTTCACGTAGATCAACAAGGGTGTGGTTTCCTGTGAGGTGCCATTCACGGTTAGTTTCAACGGTGGTATCGCCCAATATCCGGTATCGAATGAAGTGATCACCAATTCACGTACGAGTAATTTTTGGTCGTTAGGGGCATTGGCAATGGTATCGATCCCGTTGTCATGAACGACTTCCACGTGTTTCGTCAGTGTGTCCTGGATCAGAGGCCAATCAACTGACGCCTCACCATCGTGTACGATCAATTTCAGCGTGGTCTGTTCACCAATAAGGATGGTATCCAAGCCAAGTTCAACAGCAACGCCGCCGCTCTGCGCGACCGCTTCAGTAATGAATAGGATACTGAGAAGGAGAACTGTGCGCATTACCCTGCTTAACGCTGTTTGAAGAGGTTCATCAGTGGTTTTACATAGCCCGCATCCGTGCTGATGGTCGTATTGTCCACACCCGATCTGCGCAATAGTTCGCGCGTACGGTTCTGATGTTTCAGCGCAGTT
This genomic window from Flavobacteriales bacterium contains:
- a CDS encoding VWA domain-containing protein — encoded protein: MFRRFDVLQPKLLMGLSVVILLGALNLWRSKRRTPQVQLPTLGALINGPMDLFALLQPLPSALGLAGLGFLVLAMARPQSKEDWEDVQREGIDIVIALDVSESMLAKDLRPDRLEASKAVAADFIDGRPNDRIGLVVYGSEAYTQCPLTTDHRVLKQLFADLQIGLVEGRTAIGMGLATAVNRLRESEAQSKVVILLSDGVNNTGSLQPLDAAQIAETMGVRVYTIGVGTIGKALYPVDIYAPGKYRFDYVDVKIDEPTMKQIAEMTGGKYFRATDEQKLREIYGEIDRLETTRIKVTEYSQRNEEFFPFAAIGAAFLLLAFLLDRTFLRSMA
- a CDS encoding tetratricopeptide repeat protein, which codes for MKPFIAIALFSMVACGTSSERAVHKALQAGNADIHAERYEDAITAYSAAPKDPSALFGLGNANHRLAKWLESAAAYNDALQLQPDSVKGPTFYNLGTTQARYAFAADSISKKAAKDFTGIVIEGNDIAQKVEGIVMRDSLWKLSIQMSKVFDSTLVASKTSLRNALKVDPSNEDARYNLMVVQNTIDKLKKEEEERRKKNGDDKDKEETKLTAMALQLVQRADSLVEQYRFNEALDVLEGGLKRDPSLKKEEEYMKKLETVTDAAKAE
- a CDS encoding VWA domain-containing protein, whose amino-acid sequence is MMRPGTYKIGVMALIAIILELVAWAIMLSLWWYLDREVPAFRFNEPRALWAMVIGPVMVLLFLLDMAWRNRAMSRFASESTLVRMVPGISSRRSLLRFLLVRHGLGFVVLALAAPQFGSRPNTVRSEGIDVVVAIDVSNSMLCEDLIPNRMEVARRAMGQLIEKMQGDRLGIVVFAGNSFVQLPITADRSAAKMFLAGVGPGNIATQGTAIGDAIELAAECFDMKNGSSKAIVVITDGENFEDDAEGAARKAAADKILVYTVGMGSVQGGPIPIRRNGQMLGFKKDSNGTTVITKLNEEMLRAIAGAGGGSYSRATSSSTGMDQIISDLKALQKTEVGTYQYTAHEDQYQYPLALGMLLIALSFSFGTRSWSVRNLSFGR